Proteins encoded by one window of Rhodamnia argentea isolate NSW1041297 chromosome 6, ASM2092103v1, whole genome shotgun sequence:
- the LOC115733851 gene encoding disease resistance protein RPV1-like: protein MDWLEPNQSMIRVLLLVASKLKVLDLSNCEYLMRTPDLSTLVSLERLILEDCRNLIAIDPSIGKLKLLTTLNLKGCNSLQELPEEIGCLQALTEIVMPNMLHELPRTFGNLQSLLTFDVSYRLISKLPYSIGGLVKLRRLNLSGCMKIEELPYSFGELQSLVELDLSSTSLGYLPDSIGNLKQLKILRMTHISRITKLPSVIGLMEKLEELDASRCYNLTGKITNEIWKLSCLRILDLSYTLLSSLPTTLSYLSNLQRLKLESCPELQQLPRLPSTLTCLKWTADTDKFYEGMRFAQASALPSIEGPPLKLPRVELSNTMHDRRLLRSSFDFDFFAGQNLPSSFDFDFVPGQNLPSSLRELELGNVTIESRNFSNLKNLSTLRLASCVMSGYISWTDELMRGPELLPNVLDLSPMTNLQEVHLLGIWDLVELGGLEELGSLCFLSIVDCNSMERMSDLSKLRKLRKLRVGKCPKLRSVEGLNHLESLQKLWIHDCRWLESLAATSDLHLECSTIERCERLRNRNSYCRCHDNRDSVETELDHAGYF, encoded by the exons ATGGATTGGCTGGAACCAAATCAAAGTATGATACGAGTCCTACTCCTT gtGGCAAGTAAATTAAAAGTACTAGATCTCAGCAATTGCGAATACTTAATGAGAACACCTGATTTATCCACGTTGGTATCCTTGGAGAGATTGATCCTTGAAGACTGTCGCAACTTAATTGCAATTGACCCATCCATTGGTAAATTAAAGCTCCTAACTACTTTGAACTTGAAGGGATGTAATTCTCTTCAAGAGTTACCTGAAGAAATTGGATGTCTACAAGCTTTGACAGAGATTGTCATGCCTAATATGCTACATGAACTTCCGAGGACGTTCGGTAATTTGCAGTCACTGTTGACCTTTGATGTATCATATAGGCTGATTAGCAAACTGCCTTACTCAATTGGAGGGCTAGTGAAACTTAGGCGGTTGAATTTATCTGGGTGTATGAAGATAGAGGAACTTCCATACTCGTTCGGGGAGTTACAATCCTTAGTCGAGTTGGATTTGTCATCGACAAGTTTGGGTTACTTACCCGATTCAATCGGCAATCTaaagcaattgaaaatactAAGGATGACCCACATAAGTCGGATAACAAAATTACCAAGTGTGATTGGACTCATGGAGAAGCTGGAAGAGTTAGATGCTAGTAGATGTTACAACTTGACTGGCAAAATCACTAATGAAATTTGGAAATTGTCTTGTTTGAGGATCCTAGACTTGTCATACACACTTTTATCTAGCTTGCCCACCACATTGAGCTACCTCTCTAATCTGCAAAGACTTAAGTTGGAATCATGTCCTGAGCTTCAACAGTTGCCTAGGCTTCCCTCGACTTTGACTTGTCTAAAATGGACCGCTGATACTGATAAATTCTATGAAGGCATGCGATTTGCGCAGGCGAGTGCTCTTCCCAGTATTGAAGGTCCCCCATTAAAGCTGCCGAGAGTAGAGTTGAGCAACACCATGCATGATCGCCGCCTTCTCCGATctagttttgattttgatttttttgccgGTCAAAACCTCCCGTctagttttgattttgattttgttcctgGTCAAAACCTCCCGTCTAGTTTAAGAGAGTTAGAACTTGGAAATGTGACGATTGAATCGaggaatttttccaatttgaagaaCTTGTCAACCTTGCGATTAGCTAGTTGTGTGATGTCGGGATACATTAGTTGGACTGATGAACTGATGCGTGGGCCTGAGTTGCTCCCAAATGTACTTGATCTGTCGCCCATGACGAATCTACAAGAGGTACATTTGTTGGGAATCTGGGATTTAGTCGAGCTTGGCGGCCTTGAAGAATTGGGATCCCTTTGCTTCCTATCGATCGTGGACTGCAATTCCATGGAAAGGATGTCAGACCTATCGAAATTGAGAAAGCTAAGGAAGCTCAGAGTAGGAAAATGTCCAAAGCTAAGAAGCGTGGAAGGTCTCAACCACTTGgaatctttacagaagttgTGGATTCACGATTGCAGGTGGTTGGAGAGTTTGGCTGCCACCTCAGATTTGCATTTAGAATGTTCCACAATTGAACGTTGTGAGCGGTTGCGCAACCGTAACAGTTATTGTAGATGTCATGATAACAGAGACTCTGTGGAAACTGAACTCGACCACGCTGGGTATTTTTGA
- the LOC125315510 gene encoding disease resistance protein L6-like, translating into MERGSNSQASSGPSYEVFLSFRGPDTRHGFTDCLYHGMVAAGILVFRDDESLRVGERIGGELLRAIENSKIYIPIFSTNYASSPWCLRELAYMVECASKLNGNKEILPIFFDVEPVDVKLKTNLYRQNLSQIQKTFRSEVKSWEKALIDVGKRKGWNLKKDEGQGNLIQSVIQAILAKLNVSYKNVTEHLVGVDDRVEAIIKMLDVKSDSVQFLAIHGMGGVGKTTLAKVVFNRLSSQFQGCNFLSDVRESSERHGLVYLQKQLLSKFLDSGSVNQIYDVDGGINMIKRVLCNKKVLIVLDDIDEDKQLKSLAAKENWFGSGSRIIITTRYKNVLMIDGESIGEGPLKSANISTYEVHEMEFHHALKLFSRHAFRRETPPDDYVSLSEKVVSTLGKLPLALEVTGSSLSTKSQEFWVDTLKKLEKAPSKEVQKTLMITYERLDDAQRQVFLDIACFFVNEDKTYPFYMWDDCECFPNNTIEVLCLMSLIKIKDGNTFWMHDQVRDLGRAIVHEENFKDPCERSRVWNHREAPSIPKAKEV; encoded by the exons ATGGAGAGAGGTTCGAATTCACAGGCGTCATCCGGACCTTCATACGAGGTTTTTCTCAGTTTTCGTGGACCCGACACCCGTCATGGATTCACCGATTGTCTTTACCACGGTATGGTTGCGGCCGGGATTCTCGTCTTTAGGGACGATGAATCCCTCCGTGTCGGTGAAAGAATTGGTGGTGAACTTCTACGAGCAATTGAGAATTCCAAGATCTACATTCCCATATTCTCCACAAATTATGCTTCGAGCCCCTGGTGCCTCCGAGAGCTTGCATACATGGTCGAGTGTGCCTCGAAATTGAATGGGAACAAAGAGATTCTGCCGATTTTCTTTGACGTGGAACCTGTTGATGTCAAGCTCAAAACAAACTTATACAGACAGAATCTTTCGCAGATCCAGAAGACGTTTCGCAGTGAAGTAAAGTCATGGGAAAAGGCTCTCATTGATGTGGGCAAGAGAAAAGGATGGAACTTGAAGAAAGATGAAGG CCAAGGAAATCTGATCCAATCGGTAATTCAAGCTATCTTGGCTAAGCTGAATGTCAGTTATAAAAATGTGACTGAACATCtagttggagttgatgatcgTGTAGAAGCTATAATCAAGATGTTGGATGTGAAATCAGATAGTGTGCAGTTCCTCGCAATACATGGAATGGGCGGTGTTGGCAAAACAACACTAGCCAAAGTCGTCTTCAACCGACTGTCTTCTCAGTTCCAAGGCTGCAATTTCCTTTCAGATGTTCGAGAGTCCTCAGAACGACATGGCCTGGtatatttgcaaaaacaattgtTGTCCAAGTTTCTTGATTCTGGTTCTGTCAACCAAATTTATGACGTGGATGGTGGGATCAACATGATTAAGAGGGTACTTTGTAATAAAAAAGTTCTGATTGTTCTAGACGACATTGATGAAGACAAGCAACTGAAAAGTCtggcagcaaaagaaaattggttCGGTTCTGGTAGTAGGATTATCATTACTACTAGATACAAAAATGTTCTAATGATTGATGGAGAATCAATAGGTGAAGGCCCTTTGAAGTCTGCTAATATTTCAACTTATGAAGTACATGAAATGGAATTTCATCATGCACTTAAGCTTTTCAGTAGACATGCCTTCAGGAGAGAGACTCCACCCGATGATTATGTCTCCCTTTCGGAAAAAGTTGTCTCCACTTTGGGAAAGCTTCCTTTAGCTCTTGAAGTGACAGGTTCATCCCTTTCAACTAAATCTCAAGAATTTTGGGTAGACACTTTGAAGAAGCTAGAAAAAGCTCCTTCCAAAGAAGTGCAAAAAACATTGATGATAACTTATGAAAGGTTAGATGATGCACAAAGGCAAGTATTTCTGgatatagcttgtttttttgttaacgAGGACAAAACCTACCCATTCTACATGTGGGATGATTGTGAATGCTTCCCAAACAATACCATTGAAGTCCTCTGTCTCATGTCcttgataaaaatcaaagatggcaatactttttggatgcatgaccaagtaCGGGACCTCGGAAGGGCAATTGTGCAcgaagaaaatttcaaagatcctTGCGAGCGTAGCAGGGTGTGGAATCATCGGGAAGCCCCGAGCATTCCGAAGGCGAAAGAGGTATAG